From Symbiobacterium terraclitae, the proteins below share one genomic window:
- a CDS encoding transglycosylase domain-containing protein, protein MPNTRRPDGSPPKRPAAQKRRRGRRWLLWAFLLFLGVLIGGAGLAGAYVYQAYQDLPTFQAFDPSLTSIIYDRYGNKVYELAAEENRVLVDLEDIPEDVRNAVIAVEDRRFKEHFGVDPIRLAGAVWSDVKYFLGVPGSQLEGGSTITMQLARNAFLTLDQTMKRKVQEIMIAINLERRYTKDEILEQYLNTVAWGGQAYGIEAAAQMYFSKHASELTLSEGALLAGILKGPSEYSPFDNLEGALERREIVLDLMVEQGYLDAAEAERLKKEVPVIKRAEITPTTVTFTGDWYVDHVITILTDPDEAARYNLPPFTADDLYQKGLRIYTALDREKQRIAEEKLKEIMPAATVEFSGSEDTEVPEAAVVVMDHTTGEVLALVGGMNHDRMLGFNRATQARRDPGSTIKPIVAYLPAIDLLGWGPATIIDDSPPRLNEDGTNVWPENYEFNYQGLKTMRYVVEQSRNAAAVRTLEAVTPTRGVEYGRRLGLPLVTREENPVINDENLSLTLGGLSQGVTPLEMTAAFGVLGSLGQKTDPVVITRIENKYGEVIWEARPKVEQVVDRTSAWLMVDVLRGAIKNGTPAYETKGWHGWPAAGKTGTTEEWHDAWFIGFTPEIVVGVWTGYDNNEGRKRLPHGGQGWKNWTGAGPPTRIWTAIMDEYYTEAPPDWERPRNVVQAQYCGVTGNQPSEFCPPEEIKTDWFRQGNEPKPETWYQQVTVVREPFLTLKDGTVVERYVLWQQGCAGTPETLNLIKRPTTWVKHPKDPNNIWRYWPQDWWKEVPTDKCTPVTGGGQLPGGTNRPGTGGQNGGSTGSTGATTPGSSTGTGNQTGDTGNTGTGRQNRGGTGTTVPGGSNQDSSPGSGGTGAGNTTRP, encoded by the coding sequence TTGCCGAATACCCGACGGCCTGACGGTTCGCCTCCGAAGCGACCGGCCGCACAGAAGCGAAGGCGGGGACGCCGCTGGCTCCTCTGGGCCTTCCTCCTCTTCCTGGGCGTGCTGATCGGCGGCGCCGGTCTGGCTGGCGCATACGTCTACCAGGCGTACCAGGACCTGCCCACCTTCCAAGCATTCGACCCATCGCTCACCTCGATCATCTACGACCGCTACGGCAACAAGGTCTACGAACTGGCCGCAGAGGAGAACCGGGTGCTGGTCGACCTGGAGGACATCCCCGAGGACGTCCGCAACGCGGTCATCGCCGTGGAGGACCGCCGGTTCAAGGAACACTTCGGGGTCGACCCCATCCGGTTGGCCGGCGCTGTATGGTCTGACGTGAAGTACTTCCTGGGCGTGCCCGGGTCCCAGCTGGAGGGCGGCTCCACCATCACGATGCAGCTGGCCCGCAACGCCTTCCTCACCCTCGACCAGACCATGAAGCGCAAGGTCCAGGAGATTATGATCGCCATCAACCTGGAGCGGCGGTACACCAAGGACGAGATCCTGGAGCAGTACCTGAACACCGTCGCGTGGGGCGGTCAGGCGTACGGCATCGAGGCCGCCGCCCAGATGTACTTCTCCAAGCACGCCAGTGAGCTCACCCTCTCAGAGGGGGCGCTGCTGGCCGGAATCCTGAAGGGCCCTTCCGAGTACAGCCCCTTCGACAACCTGGAGGGGGCGCTTGAGCGGCGGGAGATCGTGCTCGATCTCATGGTCGAGCAGGGCTATCTGGACGCCGCCGAGGCGGAGCGGCTCAAGAAGGAGGTCCCGGTGATCAAGCGGGCGGAGATCACGCCCACCACCGTCACCTTTACCGGCGACTGGTACGTGGACCACGTCATCACCATCCTGACCGACCCGGACGAGGCGGCCAGGTACAACCTCCCCCCCTTCACCGCCGACGACCTCTACCAGAAGGGCCTGCGCATCTACACGGCGCTGGACCGCGAGAAGCAGCGCATCGCCGAGGAGAAGCTGAAGGAGATCATGCCCGCGGCCACGGTGGAGTTCAGCGGCAGCGAGGACACCGAAGTGCCCGAGGCCGCGGTGGTGGTCATGGACCACACCACCGGCGAGGTCCTGGCCCTGGTGGGCGGCATGAACCACGACCGGATGCTGGGCTTCAACCGGGCCACGCAGGCCCGGCGTGACCCGGGCTCAACGATCAAGCCGATCGTGGCCTACCTGCCGGCCATCGACCTGCTCGGCTGGGGCCCGGCGACGATCATCGACGACTCGCCGCCCCGCCTCAACGAGGACGGCACCAACGTCTGGCCCGAGAACTACGAGTTCAACTACCAGGGTCTCAAGACCATGCGCTATGTGGTGGAGCAGTCGCGTAACGCCGCCGCCGTGCGCACCCTGGAGGCCGTCACCCCCACCCGGGGCGTCGAGTACGGCCGCAGGCTGGGCCTTCCCCTGGTCACCCGTGAGGAGAACCCCGTCATCAACGACGAGAACCTCTCCCTGACCCTGGGCGGCCTCAGCCAGGGCGTCACGCCCCTCGAGATGACCGCCGCGTTCGGCGTGCTGGGCAGCCTGGGGCAGAAGACCGACCCCGTGGTGATCACCCGCATCGAGAACAAGTACGGCGAGGTCATCTGGGAGGCCAGGCCCAAGGTGGAGCAGGTGGTCGACCGGACGTCCGCGTGGCTGATGGTCGACGTCCTGCGGGGCGCCATCAAGAACGGCACGCCCGCCTACGAGACCAAGGGCTGGCACGGCTGGCCCGCTGCCGGCAAGACCGGCACCACCGAGGAGTGGCACGACGCCTGGTTCATCGGCTTCACGCCGGAGATCGTGGTCGGGGTCTGGACGGGCTACGACAACAACGAGGGGCGCAAGCGGCTGCCCCACGGCGGACAGGGCTGGAAGAACTGGACGGGTGCCGGCCCGCCCACCCGGATCTGGACCGCGATCATGGACGAGTACTACACCGAGGCCCCGCCCGACTGGGAGCGGCCGCGGAACGTGGTGCAGGCACAGTACTGCGGGGTGACGGGCAACCAGCCCAGCGAGTTCTGCCCGCCCGAGGAGATCAAGACCGACTGGTTCCGCCAGGGCAACGAGCCCAAGCCGGAGACCTGGTACCAGCAGGTGACGGTGGTCCGGGAGCCCTTCCTCACGCTGAAGGACGGCACGGTGGTCGAGCGCTACGTGCTGTGGCAGCAGGGGTGCGCCGGCACCCCCGAGACGCTCAACCTGATCAAGCGGCCCACGACGTGGGTGAAGCACCCGAAGGATCCCAACAACATCTGGCGCTACTGGCCGCAGGACTGGTGGAAGGAAGTGCCCACCGACAAGTGCACGCCGGTGACGGGCGGCGGACAGCTGCCGGGCGGGACCAACCGGCCGGGCACCGGCGGCCAGAACGGCGGCAGCACCGGGAGCACCGGTGCCACCACCCCCGGCAGCAGCACGGGAACCGGGAACCAGACCGGCGACACCGGGAACACGGGCACCGGCCGCCAGAACCGGGGCGGCACCGGTACGACCGTCCCCGGCGGCAGCAACCAGGACAGCAGCCCCGGGAGCGGTGGCACCGGCGCAGGCAACACGACACGACCGTAA